In Chryseobacterium sp. C-71, the genomic window CAAATTCTGAATCTCTTGTCTCCAAAGAATTAGAAACACCTGATGCGAAAAACAAAATGCCTTCCGAATCTATGCTTTTGAGAGCTTTGGCGATAAGTCCGTTTCCTATGATCATCTGTGTTTTTTATTAATGTCTTTTGAATACCTTATCAGTTGATAATATTTTTTCATCAAAAATAAGTGTTGTGCAAATTTAAGATGTTTAAAAGGATAAAATTGAAGTGAAAATAAAATATTCTTTAAATTAACCGGATAAAATTTAAAATATTGATATAAAAACCCGTCAAATACACTGGTTTCTGTTTCAGAATCGATTGTCTGATTAAATTTGATATTCAGGTTTTCTCTTACTTTAGTGGTAGCATCGAGCCAATTTTGATCTTGATTTCCTTTTGAGAAGTGTTGAATAAGAATATCATCAACGACAAAATTTTGAAATTTCTCTGAGACTCTCAAGCTGAAATCTAAATCATAGCCATGAAAACCTGTGAGATTTTGATTAAATTTAAATGGGGTATAATTTTCTTTTTTAATGGCCAAAAAAACTCCGTCGACTGCAAAGACAGGATTTCTTTTTTGTGGAGTTTTCAACTGACTTACATATTCATTATTGTTTTTGTTGCCCTGCAAAAGATGGAAGAAATTATATTTTTCAGATACCGTCCAGCTGCTCGGTGCGTGAGGTACATACGATGATCCTGCCACACCGATGATTCCTGTTTTATCGTCAGAAAGATGTTGTGCTAAAACGTTTCCCCAATTTTGTGTATGAAAAATTAAATCTTCATGCAAAAATAAGAGGTGATTGTACTGTGATTTTTCTGCTCCGTCATTATATGCTTTTGTGATGCTCATCAAATTAGGATTCCATATCTGGATAATCTCATATGAAAAGCCATCACCAATAGTCTCGCTGATGTTTTTTACCAGCTGATGATAATAAAGGGGTTGATATGATGAAATAATGATTGAGAGCATACGGTTATTTTAGCAAGTGATCATATTCGTCAGATGCGTGGTTGCCTTTCTCATCAATTTTCCATGAAGAAGATTGATTGGCTGTTTTTATATAAAACAGATTTTCATCTGTAAGTGCATTAGGATTGAGATACCAGCCTCCATGCTTACAGGTGAAATCTCCCGCCATTCTGATTGCCGTCATAAATTTAAATAAATTAAAAATGGTTTTAGGATATTTGGGTTTATACAGCGCGAAAGTAGTGTCTATGAATGCAAAATAAATGTTTTTTTCAAGTTCGTCCTGCCAAAAACGTTTTTCCCAAGCCTGCACTTTTTCCTTTAACGGATAATAATCAGGAATATCCTGAGTATCAATCGCAAATCCTATCTTATTGATTTTCTTATAATATTTAAACAGATAATTGAGCATAATAGTCTCGAAATCTTGCGGCAAATTCTCATTGGGAACAATATCTGAGTCGGTAAGAAAATAAAATCCTTTTCCGTATTTGCGTTGGAGGTCTTTGTTTTTAAAAAACACATCATGCCCAAAGTTAGTATTCAGTTTTTCAACGGTT contains:
- a CDS encoding glycosyltransferase family 2 protein, encoding MLHLDTLYLRFLMRFDGTVRHQMQDHKSIPVIIINFNQLFYLRQLIDFLIKREFKNIVIIDNASTYQPLLKYYTEIQEAVTVEKLNTNFGHDVFFKNKDLQRKYGKGFYFLTDSDIVPNENLPQDFETIMLNYLFKYYKKINKIGFAIDTQDIPDYYPLKEKVQAWEKRFWQDELEKNIYFAFIDTTFALYKPKYPKTIFNLFKFMTAIRMAGDFTCKHGGWYLNPNALTDENLFYIKTANQSSSWKIDEKGNHASDEYDHLLK
- a CDS encoding glycosyltransferase produces the protein MLSIIISSYQPLYYHQLVKNISETIGDGFSYEIIQIWNPNLMSITKAYNDGAEKSQYNHLLFLHEDLIFHTQNWGNVLAQHLSDDKTGIIGVAGSSYVPHAPSSWTVSEKYNFFHLLQGNKNNNEYVSQLKTPQKRNPVFAVDGVFLAIKKENYTPFKFNQNLTGFHGYDLDFSLRVSEKFQNFVVDDILIQHFSKGNQDQNWLDATTKVRENLNIKFNQTIDSETETSVFDGFLYQYFKFYPVNLKNILFSLQFYPFKHLKFAQHLFLMKKYYQLIRYSKDINKKHR